The genomic window ttcttgacttatctgtAGCACTGactttttcagtatcataaaaaaacACTACTAACATGCAGGAAAAAATCGCTTGTGGCATTTGTTTTTTGGGATGCCTTATTTCCTTTTCCTGAATCTtcgagtatcacattgtccacaactaaggaatatggaaatatgctgatctggaacaatatcatgaagttgcggatgagtatctgcgAGGCTTATAATACGAAAACCGGGAATCGATGGTATACGGTTCCAAGACCCAACATTTGTCTATGTGAACCAAGCTTTGAAGTAGGCTATTGAGCAGCAAGAGGTGGCTGGTGTAAAAATTTAAAGCGGCAAaggttttacagcaacgatgGCTAAAAGAATCAGAGCTTATAGACCAAAAAAGAAACGGCTTTTTTAGAATTTTATATTTCCCTGAAAACATTTAGACAAATATGAAATACTCCCAACCGTACGATCAAACCCGACAGATATTGTTCTGAATTTCTCTATttatccacctgcctctcctctTTCTAACACTCTTCCTCTCCTCTCTGAATTTTCTAGTTTGCTTTATCAGCTCATTCAATTTCCCTATCACTTACATTCTTCAGTAAATATTTCCGCTTTTCCTCTTATTTATCCCGCTCTTGCTCCTTATCTTATCCTTATGCTTAATCTTCCTGTTAACCTCTTTTTAATACATAAATATACAATATACACCTTTTTACTACTTTACTTACTCTTTCTGTTACTCTCACTCTTTCTATTACTCTCACTCtccatattaattttgttttttttacttttccgacTTCCCTTCAACTTCCCCTACTTTTTCTTCTCATTTCTTCTGTTTTCTCCTTTCTTTTCTTCTATGTTCCGGGTTCCAATGTGGAGACATGTCGAGTTTCACCCTTTTCCACACATTACATTGCTAAGGTAGTAAAAAGTAGCAATTGTCcttcctactactttaaaattgatgaccggattatgaggactgtcaaatttttgttgttatactaCTAAGTCTGCAataacttaagctgcaaccgtgttaactttatattgactggtaataatctcgcatagcacagcatctaaatgcgtgtaaacagtatctggagagaatcgggacaggaagaagcatacatctatatagggccccaaggcatatgggaatagatggaaacgaaaaagcggatgaactagctaaaaagggcgcatcccttgaagcttgctccgtagacgtcccaattagactgggcgagattaagcgaaggcaagaggtgcatctgatcgaccaagcaggaaaggcgtggattcaagcgcggggctgtaaagtgtcgaagattatgtgtaggtcttacaatcttagactaacaaagttacttctatcattaaaaagagaggactgtagactcatgccgggtattctgactggatactgccttctggcgtcacatgcctttaaattaagcttggtcagtgatagcagatgtaggaagtgcgggttggaggaggaaacgatcgcgcacgttctatgctcgtgccctgcacttgccaggctaagactccagctattaggagtgatacagctgtcagatgtagaagcagcaagtggcttaagtcctagaaaacttttagtatttgccaaaaggacggagttattttataacataggtcctggtttttgatagggtttttcagtttggtcgttaaaacaaacttctggtatctctacggactcaatcagtcctcatggaccgaacagttcaacctaacctaactaagtCTGTTTGGAGAAAATATTCTTTGGATTGATATATTTTTTAGTTCTTCGATAGATGGCGCTGCATGTTATAGAATTTTATCAGTTTTTCACATTTTGATTGTTAAATTCATAAGCGAATGCAAGGTTTCGCAAGGCAATTCAAAAGGTCTCCtattcgtattgtaacgaatttagtgaaactccgcttattttacaccttctacgaacgtttgtatcgctaaactgttgaataaataactccaatattcaataatgcaaaatggtctttattagactactttgaaagtacttcacaataacagttatacttcacaaccaatagcgtgcttaaatcaaactgattcagattactcagctttcgctgcttttatactctgtgcgcaagtgtctagacgtttcttctgctagaattttctacttggttaccagttaTGAGCtaacagctataaactacagatacacgtttatagcctctcgcatagccatatgcgcgtttatatgtgagtaatacttccctACAGacattgaaaacaaaaatctcaaatgtttgagaaaaacattgattctcagtttgatattcaacattatttatcatttgaaacaaaatattttctagactttttctcaaacgtacatcttcaacttgagaataatttaaGACATACTTGacgattttttttctctcaaatgtttgagaaaacattaattctcagttttatattcagcattattaatcatttgaagcttaatattctctcaactttttctcaaacgttgttcttcaacttgagaatggtttgagatatacttgcatttcgttgAATTCTGGTTtaaaaccatcgatatcatggaatattttcgttaataataatgtgaatactttttgcgccaatgtGTCTAAATTTTTAAGTTcataataagtgttcatgaaacccaaaaataaaataaaacatagtacaacatgcttattttacatcaatgctatcgatagtgtCGGCGATAGTGCCGTTGATCATTCGTCGATCTCTAgtttgcatactttagctggaaatggaaacaagcgattttattgagtgGAGTTGGACATAAggtgaaaaaataaggaagtatttatacattttaataatattgttacgaatattagcaacactaaggggtactgtcatctctaagccgatgctaagagtgatttgtatgcacatccataaatcaatcattatgtatctacataaacgaatcaatcattaggtctacatatatgtacgtacgcgCAGCGGAGAagcgacgcacaaacacatgcagatatcttatctgagatatgcaattataattgtggaagtgtcgcccacaaacacacgcgcatatgagagctatacacgtacatctgtagttataattataacagataacaaactagtagattctagaaccgaagcgtctagaagatgcaacgaggaaatcaaagagtataaaaggcagcaatagtagaggcgctacaatcagtttcgattaagcatgctatctgtcgagcaatagtagagttatttattgtgaagtacttgaataaaggccattttgcattattaaatattggagttatttattcaacagtttagtgattcgaacttagtagaaggttgcaaataagaggatttgcagtaaattcgttacaatattaagtgatgttgtactacattatgcataaatctaaacgagttaaaagtgaagaGAAGCAAATAACAAATTTGCCTTCCGAAAGTGGCACAAtagtggattccatttcgttccactttattctcgtttgagaaaaagttgagaatccaaaattctcaatttgaaaataaagaaaaattccatattaaaaatgtgccttttaacttgagaatgctatcaacggtttGAAATGCAATTGAAAACTAAcatttgaaatgtgagaaatgcaCTGGTTCTCAAATGTATCTgaaactgagaattgacaaaaatttTTATTGGGCCCAATGtatatgtagcttgcttaatttttctgttgttgtgcctttatttaataaccttagagatgggaatattcgtcacagtatatatcgttagcttaatgtgaaaatgtgctaagtcactttttacgaattttacaggagacaaaaaaaactgaataatttttcaaataaccttttttttttaactgtgaatgaggataccttaattgcaatgcttttgagtgtagaagctttgaaaaagataaataaaaatcatgtatgctagcCCAGCatctattttatgacttagcacaatttcctcactcaaaacaaattctttctcctgacttagcactttttactcaatatgtttccccatcacacCTCTCCTTTAATGATTGAGATAtgacactaaaactatatatttcacaaaaaatactatttatttgtcaaactatttctaactattagcggccaccgtggtgtgatcgtagcgtgctccgcctaccacaccgaatgccctgggttcacactagaggtttacgccggtcatttaatcggcggcggcggcgtggccggcgcgccgacaaagtgatcggtgTAAACCtttgaattgaatggctggacttccgagtatcacattgtccacaccTAATGAATATGTGTGAGCGCGACTTTCATCGGATTAAATAGTTTGtaaagtttaacatttttttgacgGGCGGTAACCTTAGCTTCAAACGTACGATATTAAACAAGGAGCGTTCACAATGATATGACAATTGTCAAACGGACGGAGAGCCGTGAGATAGGCACTTCCGTGGAAAAACGTTTTGGCTCGGCCTCTTTTTCTGTTCAGCTGCTGAGGAGACGACACGCGTTTTTTCCAAACCGAATAAATCAGAAGTTATGGCAAACCATTTGCTATTTTAGTAAAAGTTTAATACATACAACTTACGATAAAATAACGCGGGTGAAGTATTTTCGTGAAATTTATACAAGCACGccgaaaatagttccgaaaacggACAGGCGCAAAAGCCGAAAGAGATTTTGGTTTACATCTGAACCGCCgactttaaaataaacatttcACGAAACGAGTTGCGCTTATTCCCTGCGAGTGTCTTCAGTGACTCCGCGAAGATTTGGGAAGTCATCTCCATGGAAAGTCTTTAAAATGTGTGGTTTGCGGCTACTATAGCTCAAAGCTAACGAATAGCTATTTAAGTGTTCTTCATCAATTATCAGGACAGATCCGATccagaaaaaagaaaaactaccaTCGCACAAAACGCAAAAGATCGGCATCCAGGTTGTAAGGTTACATAGGCACATGGCTGACTTTTAATTACATTGGGTGACCGTTCGTGATGCCGGAAAGCttagtaaagaaaaaatatgatACGTAGTCTGTTTCAATTAGCATAATACCGAAATTTGAATACATTATTATTAGTCGAAACTCATACTATGAATTGATGTAATTAGGAAAACAAACGTTTGCTTATTTTGATATCGAGACTCCTTAAATAATTATCACTTGCTTTCGtgaattttaatgtttttaagtAATTGAATTCCACTAGTTAAATACATTGTATACAGTGTATATACCACTAaaacaaagaaaagaaagaagGGGAAAGTCTATGTAAAAATCTTCAAACTAAATTGTATTAAGGAAAGAAAAGCGTAAAGGGCAAAGACGCTACCCTCTTAGAAGGCTCCTTCACATAATGCAATAAGTCGACGTTTCTGGACTACGGTAGTTGCTGGTACTACACTAGCGGGAATAGGTGTAAACGGTACACCGAAGTAGAAGAGTAGTATGCAATCGAAAAAATAGTATACCTATTCTATTTCATAATAATCTTGCTAAATTATATGTAAAAGTTTTGTCACATAAATGTGATTAGGTGGGTGAGTGAAAATTCTAATCAATTAACTTAAAATGTACACAGCTCATTACCGCGCAAACAAATCTACGCTCGTTGAACGACAACAACAGGCGCCTGCTGGGAGTGATCGGGAGACGGAGTTGTAAGTATGTATTTTATGAATTATCCACTCTTATTTGCATATTGATTGACTTCTCGCTCATCACTTATCTAGTTTATGATAAAGAGTGGCTTGACtcctttttaaataatgttactgTAATTTGTGAGCACAGAAGCTATTGATTTGTTTCTTTTCTCATCACTCTCTTAGTGGTATTTTCATACggtgattatattttttttttgtccggcTACTCCTCTGACAATTCTTGTTTTCTTCCATGCCACCGAATATCATAAAATCATTCATGAATTAGATTTGTCTTCATTCAATTTAACATTATAAAATTTAAGTACGTAGTAACAGCGTTGGTAGATATAAACGTAAATATGAATGCAAAGTTCCCAATGAAAGTTCCTAACACATTAGGGTGACCAAatgaatttgaattttcttatcaTCTAATGATTCAGCAATAAGAATAATATTAATAAGGAGAATATTTGTTATCTGTCAGAATAacgtatatttttttgtaatttaataaatgaattaaacTGGTTGATATTGTAAAAAGAAGGTGTGAAAGTTTCTTTTTCAGTCGTGAGATGACCTAAGCCTTAGGCTTTCTGAATTGGTTGGGATGGCGATGCGTAAGTATCTCTTGATGGTTGGGTAGGGAAGAGAAGAACAGGGGAGAAGGCAGCGTTGATCAGGGGAATTATCTACGTCCGATCTGGTCCGTCCGTTTTAGTGAATAAGTGGTGGTAGGATTAGTGTTTCGTGGTCCGTTTTTTTGTGTCAAAGTGCATGATATTTCTTTTTGTAGGCAGTCAGGTAATTTCAATAAGTGCGCAAGACCCACCCCGATCCGGCGAGCTTAGCACCAGGATTACGCTAGCATGCACAGCCGTTCACTTTAGGTTGCCATACTAGGGACTTCATTacatatggaaacatactgctgacgtcaatggtattttTGACGATCTGAAACAATATCTCTAACTCTAATACCCGCCGTcgccacgatttctttaaatcatttgtggctacatgctggtcatacacaaaagcgacttacggttgctattaattatctactaatagtcatgactctcgtggcacagttttaacgagtAGCATCAATggtggcttattgttgatcgcgccaaagggcgccttcagtttttcggctgtttttaagagctacaattcccgacgtgcgaacagtagcaatcccgaccaccagtcgctatcacgcatcctggcccttataccatatgccagcacataaGCCATAGGCCTGCGACTTCCAAGTCATATCTTCATCGACGTCACATTCctgaagctctaggtgtagctccgaaggctttctgacggatgtttttgtcgcgctatacttCCGAGTTACACCAAAaaaaacgttagggagtaactattcggtcaaggatgccgccctcgaaatcataagcagtctaagtggatatcattacgGAGGTTATGGGtgataaaagtttaaaaatgtagaccaaaatttgcagacgtttgtgttcgatacataCGATAcgatttgcagacgtttgtgttcgatacattgatcaatttccaacatccaacgacatgtttagctgtgttgatcggagactaatacattccgacagctgaaaatacaaatataattgcccctagcgggttaggggatcagaatatacccgcggtaggtatgcctgtcgtaagaggcgactaaaatgccagattcaagggcctgtgtagcgcaacacttcaggttgccagcgcaatatatagcttctccaaacccaattgtcaacctcacctatccgcggcgaatcctgtttcactaacagacgaggttctagcggggagggaatggcctgaaggtttaatgtggccacataaatcgttcccgagatggtagggctagcgccttaatggtgctatggtaccggagcgtaccggatctgtatcccagGACCATcagatcgataacactccccaaagccttcggggagcaaccttatcgctacaacaaatataattgaaaaatataagttccaaattttgttgccttaagctgggagcactggaggattggaaacgcgtcctttccaaccttccttaaatgagtggctcccagactcgtccgtttgtcacgccagtaaatatgctgatcggaatcacatggcattccaacagaatattcaatagaaataagtgattataataatgaattatacttagtagtttaagttttaggcctaaacagccgtaataataaataaattaaattaaatagtcttcgtttccgaccttatgatataagagctcattatggatgaccgccttcagttttcagacaagttcgactctcccctacgttagggtagtagaacacccggtaatttgttcgactgtcttgagaaagctttcgCTTCACCATATGGTTTATAGgatatatccaatgtgattcactccaagggactagttggggatagggcagcaaactttaggaaatgtcaaaccgggagacttgggtctTGAATGATgaggtgtgaaaatcaaaattaagatttcagacgctattttatagttaagcaaataaagtgatttttcaaacccttctcatacgtgttgaagacaTGTATGCaggcctactaaaggattttgcatcatttCGCTTACTCTTTCAGCccatcgggatataaaattcggcacctttttcgggtaacttggttgtttaacaacttgaggacaatttgaaaatatgttcgacttgggacattttatttaaattcattgttcattattaattttttgaaaaaattatgcgacgtgagcatttaaatttattatataactgttctttaagtgttttgttttaataacttgatgaATTCGGTGATACGTAATCCGTGTTAAGCTTCCATTGAAgtcgcctgttttctcaaataacttttgaacggttagaaagtgttaaattttgcaattggatttttataactggcagtttttttttttttttttatatatctagttcacaccccgggaaaagcaacatcaaaattttagaaataaggtcgccctcggcagtgtttggcaagcactccgagtatatttctgctatgaaaagctcttagtgaaagctcatctgcctcgcagatgccgttcggagtcggcataaaacaagtaggtcccgtcccgccaatttgtaggaaaaattaaaaaaaaaggaggacgacgtaaattggaagagaacctcggcttaaaatctcttcggaggttatcgcgccttacatttatttatttattttatttctaacggttctgatctggactcttgccggatggtgcgcagacaataacttatttttaaattcaaacaaatgctgtgttgtgtcttattccataaagacaactgccacacaCTTGaatacaaactaaatgctaaatctcttaatcgttgtcaagagagtaaagacttgggtgtaatttttgagtccaaactctctttttctagtcacattgatttcgttgtttcaaaatttgttgcaatggttgggttcagtagacgtaacaccagtgactttaagcaccctatgacgttgaaggcactttatatatgctTGATCAGAAGTGGAATTGCATATTGCtgaataatatggaatcctttctatgaatctaactcctataaaattgagaaagttccaaaaaattttacaaaattgctttacgtatgcttcactggccagacggcctcccatcatataccagcaggcacaaattgcttggtcttcaggctttgcatgtcagtgatagcagatgtaggaagtgcgggttggaggaggaaacgatcgagcacgttctgtgctcgtgccctgcacttgccaggctaagactccagctattaggagtgatacagctgtcagatctaaaagcagcaaatggcttaagtcctaggaagcttctactatttgccaagaggacggagttattttataacataggtcctggtttttgatagggtttttcagtttggtcgttaaaacaaacttctggtaacactacggactcaatcagtctatgtgaggtcctcatggaccgaccagttcaacctacctaccaggctttgcatgacagaagaacttttatctcactcatgcttgcctataatttagcacgaattgctctcatttatctactttgttcattccatatattccactgcgtgatcttcggcataatagattatttatcgaaataactcataaaacgaattatgctatgaatgaacctataactaggactatacatctagcaaatcgattcagtagtgttattaattttaataacagcttatataagtttaagcttgaattgttttctatttttaactagtctgtaagaaagcatgtagttatcgacatgtaagaattgaagtagattatagtcagcgcaaagcatttatcatacaccaaaagcatgtctcaattgggtaaatccaatttcaaggggttgtgttcgcagcCCTCTAAAGGCGTTGCCAGCacgatatatagcttctccaacccaattgtcaactcacctagccgaggctctggcgaccccaagttcttcatggaactagggggtggggaggacgggatggcctagaaggtttaatgtggtcatataaatcgttcccgagatggtcgagctagtagtaccttaataatgctttttaccggaacgtatcggatctatatccggcaaagggccatcaacatcggtaacactcctcaaatccttcggggagtgtctttatcgttaatacaataacaacaacaaagcacgTATTTTTAGACTgaattaatgaaataaataaataaaatgcgcgctcAAAGAAATGGCTAGTAATtaagattgatattattgacaggttgacttagcacatttttttaacagctgacgacttagcacattgacacatgttgttgttgttgttgtagcgataaagttgctccccgaaggctttggggagtgttatcgatgtgatggttctttgccggatacaaatccggtacgctccggtacaatagcaccattaaggtgctagcccgaccatctcgggaacgatttatgtggccacattaaaccttcaggccattccctccctccctgcctccaagttccttgaggagcttggggtcgccagagcctcgtctgttagtgaaacaggattcgccgcggataggtgaggttgacaattgggtttggagaagctatatattgcgctggcaacctgaaaggttgcgctacacagccccttgaatctggtattttagtcgcctcttacgacaggcatacctaccgcgggtatattctgatcccctaacccgctggggtcacatttacacatcattgccaacagcacgtaaaaatgaaaaatttaaatattttttgttttttttgtgatcgatgtattttgaattcagtttcaaaactgcattaaaatacaatttttcaaaaaaagagacttaccacattttcacattaagctaacgatatatatatCCTATACTTTCATATTCGTTGCAAAGTCTTAAGTTTTTAGTTGTTGTTAAAGATATCCAGCGGTTATTTACATAAACACCAATTTTTCTACAAACATATTCCATAAGAAATTATTATATCGATTTTGAACTTTCTTTCCCTTACAGATTTCTTTTGAAAATAGTCCACGTGATATCATACTTGATTTCTTTAATAACATAAAAGGATTGCCAGGTTTATGGCTTGATCGTAAATTACATCCTTTTATCTATGATAGAGAATTGAAAGATTTAATGGAAATAATGCAAATAAGATGGAACCTCAATCTAAGACTAAATAATTTACGTAAAAATTGGGAAACCATAAAGGAATGGTTTCATACAATGAGAACAGCAAGGAAAATGGATGGAAGCAACTACTTTCGGAATATATTTAGTGAATACTATGATATTTGTGAAGAATTTTTAACATTTGCCGAACCAAATAATCCAAATTCTCGTTGTGATCGGTGCAATCATAAAGCGTTAAATGCAAGTCGATTGCAAGTACATAAATATAGTAAACATAAAATCGGTCTACCGCCCTATAAATGCAATAAATGTTCCAAGTATTTCATTTACATAGATAATATGCTGAAACATATAAGAAAACACGTAGAAAATACAAAAACCGTTGAAGAAACTGAAAAAGATTTGAAATGTTATGAATGCAATCAAAACTTTACCAGTACAACCGAATATAAACTGCATTTGGATAAACATCCAAAAGGTGATTGCCCGTATGCGTGTGAGGAATGTGGAAATCGATATAAAGATATGGCTAAACGAAACGCACATCAAAGGGGACACAAAATACGATATCCATGCGAACTCTGTCCGGCAATACTCACAAATAGAACTACATTCAAAAATCATGTGAATTCGCATAAAGGTATTTACGAATATATTTGTGAATGGTGTGGTCGTCCATTTGTAAGCCGCAATAAATGGTGGCAACATGTTAAATTTGCCCATATGGGACATGGTTTATGTAAAATATGTAATCGTGAATATAAAAAGGCATCCATTCTGCAAAAACATTTGAGGAACTTGCATAGACCAACATTTGGTACAGTGGAAGAATTGGCTTTGCGCGGTCGTCGTAAAGGCGGTGGTGGTGCTAATAGaggtaaatttaatttaatgaatcGCAAATACGAGTATGTAATAGATCCTGTAACGAAAGAACGTCGCCTTAAATGTCCCAAATGTGATAAAAGTTTTATACGTCATAGAAATGTTTGTGCGCATACATTAAAAGTTCACAATTACGATATGCGAAATTTGCCGAGAGGAAAATGGCAAAAATCGATAAGAGAGAAATTCTTAAATAGTAATAATTTTAGCGACAAGAAGACAGCTGCGGCAAGCGCAACAGAAGCTGCTGTAAATACTATTACCG from Eurosta solidaginis isolate ZX-2024a chromosome 3, ASM4086904v1, whole genome shotgun sequence includes these protein-coding regions:
- the LOC137243685 gene encoding zinc finger protein 846-like isoform X5, whose product is MNIDTSPAIQDPVYTNSLAGSVNATLNAPSSKSFAPIDLNNTTSMQAANTQKDQLINEALFDHEESAKQPNIIAEIKTEDDDPLFGYNTCKGTQTDEPSEDRINCGFINVSKTGADKYFNLRCFYCDTEFPITFWSEFSDHIIYDHKDLENKYNKSVEHTSITSEHNTNNDIDEMDASESMTEEELPPIDFINLNHNKSNDSNCASLMGDVDVSTLKESIAKYANVIFKAERYVPFEPKQPQQEDVYGTNYELNIEHNYSQIHANQTITEDIINNADEPVDEISFENSPRDIILDFFNNIKGLPGLWLDRKLHPFIYDRELKDLMEIMQIRWNLNLRLNNLRKNWETIKEWFHTMRTARKMDGSNYFRNIFSEYYDICEEFLTFAEPNNPNSRCDRCNHKALNASRLQVHKYSKHKIGLPPYKCNKCSKYFIYIDNMLKHIRKHVENTKTVEETEKDLKCYECNQNFTSTTEYKLHLDKHPKGDCPYACEECGNRYKDMAKRNAHQRGHKIRYPCELCPAILTNRTTFKNHVNSHKGIYEYICEWCGRPFVSRNKWWQHVKFAHMGHGLCKICNREYKKASILQKHLRNLHRPTFGTVEELALRGRRKGGGGANRGKFNLMNRKYEYVIDPVTKERRLKCPKCDKSFIRHRNVCAHTLKVHNYDMRNLPRGKWQKSIREKFLNSNNFSDKKTAAASATEAAVNTITESPVTKVEISEGDSNDQIENVVCIATDDDDINTTGIYFEKLVDEITTDKNQSGSNFLDEMYNQSSEKVVAPSVAVLEDSERTAFEFVLNTDGRIINYYLENK